DNA from Terriglobales bacterium:
CCGGTGGCGCAGAACCCCGACGAGACGGAAATGCTTCCCGTGGATCAGGGAAGCGGAGCGTGGCGCGTCCTGGTGCGCGCCGCCGGAAGCGACGCTGTGCTGGCCCGCTACCAGCGCGAACTGCGCGGCGGAACCACGCGGGAACTGCAGGGGGAAGAAGAGGGCTGCACCTGGTCCGCGGTCTCGGAGTTTTCGGAAACGGTGATGGCGCGCCATCGCAACGCCATGATCGTCTCCCTGAGCGCGCCCATCGCCTCGGTGGCGCCGGCGCTCGCGGCGGCGGAGCGCGCCGCTCTGGACAACAACTTTCTGCTGGCGGCGGTGGGACGCGCGGCTGTGGGTTCGATGATCCTGGCTTTCATCCCGCTCCTGGTGGACCCGCCTTCGGCCATGCAGTATGTGGCGGCGGTCTCGGCCTTCCGCGGCAGCCTGCCGCGCGATGCCTCGGCCATCGTCGAGCGCTGTCCCCGCGAGGCCAAACTGCACTTTTCCGTGTGGGGATCCTCACCCACCGATCTGGAAGCGATGCGCGCCGTCAAGCGCGCGCTCGATCCGGCCGGCATCCTCAACCGGGGAAGGTTCTTGCTATGACCGCCCCGGCCACCGCCAAGCCGGCGGCATCGAGCTTCACCTCACCCGACCGCCCCACCTGGGAGCTGTACTCGGTCTGCATCCACTGCGGACTGTGCCTGCAACAGTGCCCCACCTATCGCGTGCTCGGCCTGGAGGCGGATTCGCCGCGTGGCCGCATCTACCAGGTGCTGCAGGCCGACGAAGGCCGTCTTCCCATCGGCGAGTCTCTGGTCACCCACATCGACCGCTGTTTGGGTTGCCGCGCCTGCGAGACAGCTTGCCCCTCGGGCGTGGAGTACGGTCGCATCGTGGAACGCGCCCGCGCGGAAATCGAGCAGAACTACCGCCGCCCGTGGCTCGAAGCGCGGCTCCGCCATTATTTCTTCCGTCGCGTGCTCCCCGACTTTCGGCGCCTCGCCCGCCTGGCGCGGCTCCTGCGCTTCTACCAGCGCTCCGGGCTGGAGTCGCTGCTGCGCAGCAGCGGAATACTCAGACTGTTGGGAACGGCAAGCGTCGCCGCGCTCGCGCCGCGCATCGAGCAAGACTTCTTTTTCGCTGAATTCGGGAAGACCTTTCCCGCGCTCGGCCAACGGCGGGCTCGTGTGGCCTTTCTCGGGGGATGCGTGGCCAGCGTTGCCTTCGCCGAGCTGAATCGCGCGACCATCCGCGTTCTGCAGAAGAACGGTGTCGAAGTCGTAGTTCCCGCGGAGCAGGGATGCTGCGGCGCGCTCTCGGCCCATTCCGGCTTCCGGGAAGAGGCGCGGGCGCTGGCGCGGCGC
Protein-coding regions in this window:
- a CDS encoding heterodisulfide reductase-related iron-sulfur binding cluster → MTAPATAKPAASSFTSPDRPTWELYSVCIHCGLCLQQCPTYRVLGLEADSPRGRIYQVLQADEGRLPIGESLVTHIDRCLGCRACETACPSGVEYGRIVERARAEIEQNYRRPWLEARLRHYFFRRVLPDFRRLARLARLLRFYQRSGLESLLRSSGILRLLGTASVAALAPRIEQDFFFAEFGKTFPALGQRRARVAFLGGCVASVAFAELNRATIRVLQKNGVEVVVPAEQGCCGALSAHSGFREEARALARRNLEAFLAHEVDAIVTNAAGCGATLKEYDDLLEHDAACAEKAKRFSAQVRDVTEFLAELGPHPVARPLGARVTYQDPCHLAHGQKVREAPRALLKAAGCELVEMPHADYCCGSAGVYNVVENELAMQILDAKMEDVASTDAEVIATANVGCMLQLRAGVRRRGLRMNVKHVIELLDQAYGA